A genomic segment from Paenibacillus sp. FSL K6-1096 encodes:
- a CDS encoding spore germination protein has translation MNAAKDKEQQILLTQRLAENEQVLRAIFTGCEDIVFHSFQTIHRTSALCVYCSGLCDTERLEKQVLAPLEQAGLETEPAEALPAQLPVSSIHRITTAEQAVEAILDGEAVLLLDGHAPGTGYPLYKVPTRTPEEPAAESTVRGARDGFTESLATNQSLLRMRLKTPSLKLHTKKIGEYSHTKVTLAYMEGIIQPVLVTEVHKRLSRLKIKDVLESQYIEQGIIDQPASPFPQMIATERPDVVVSNLQEGRFALLIDGTPFSLIGPVNMFSMLQSPEDYYENIYMSIFVRWLRYIFYALSLLLPSAYVAITTYHQEMIPTVLLLSIARAREEIPFPALVEALIMEIAFEALREAGVRLPKQIGSAVSIVGALIIGQAATTAGIVSAPMIIIVAITGIASFMVPRYSASIATRLLRFPMMILAGTLGLIGVMLGIILVVIHLSSLRSFGRPYLSPAAPTFSKSLKDVLWLSQPRNK, from the coding sequence GTGAATGCAGCAAAGGATAAGGAACAGCAGATCCTGCTGACGCAGCGGCTGGCGGAGAATGAGCAGGTCCTGCGCGCTATTTTCACTGGCTGTGAGGATATAGTGTTTCATTCGTTCCAGACCATTCACCGTACTTCCGCGCTCTGTGTGTATTGTTCCGGACTCTGTGATACGGAGCGGCTGGAGAAGCAGGTGCTGGCTCCGCTGGAGCAGGCGGGGCTTGAGACTGAACCGGCAGAAGCGTTGCCTGCCCAGCTTCCGGTATCCTCGATTCACCGGATCACGACCGCAGAGCAGGCCGTTGAAGCGATCCTGGACGGCGAAGCTGTGCTGTTGCTGGACGGACATGCTCCAGGTACAGGCTATCCATTGTATAAGGTGCCCACACGGACCCCGGAAGAACCGGCTGCGGAGTCCACCGTACGTGGAGCCCGTGACGGATTCACGGAATCCCTCGCCACGAATCAGTCTCTGCTGCGTATGCGGCTGAAGACGCCTTCGCTTAAGCTGCACACCAAGAAGATCGGGGAGTACAGCCATACGAAGGTTACTCTAGCTTATATGGAAGGCATTATCCAGCCGGTACTGGTCACCGAAGTGCACAAACGGCTTAGCCGCCTGAAGATCAAAGATGTTCTGGAGAGCCAGTATATTGAGCAGGGCATCATTGACCAGCCTGCTTCACCTTTTCCGCAGATGATTGCTACGGAGCGGCCCGATGTGGTGGTCTCCAATCTGCAGGAGGGACGCTTCGCACTGTTGATTGACGGGACCCCGTTCAGTCTGATCGGCCCTGTCAATATGTTCTCCATGCTGCAATCACCGGAAGACTATTACGAGAATATTTATATGAGTATTTTTGTCCGCTGGCTCAGATATATTTTCTACGCCTTATCGCTGCTGCTGCCTTCCGCTTATGTAGCAATCACCACCTATCATCAGGAGATGATCCCGACGGTACTGCTGCTCAGTATTGCGCGGGCGAGAGAGGAGATTCCTTTTCCGGCTCTGGTTGAAGCACTTATTATGGAGATTGCCTTCGAGGCGCTGCGGGAGGCCGGCGTCCGGCTGCCGAAGCAGATTGGTTCTGCCGTAAGTATCGTTGGCGCTCTGATTATAGGCCAGGCTGCCACCACTGCGGGCATTGTCTCGGCTCCGATGATTATCATTGTGGCGATTACAGGCATCGCCTCCTTCATGGTTCCGCGTTATTCCGCCAGTATTGCCACCCGCCTGCTGCGCTTCCCCATGATGATTCTGGCGGGTACGCTGGGGCTGATCGGCGTCATGCTTGGCATCATTCTGGTGGTCATTCATCTTAGCAGTCTGCGGTCATTCGGCAGGCCCTATCTGTCACCGGCGGCTCCGACATTCAGCAAGAGCCTGAAGGATGTACTGTGGCTGTCCCAGCCCCGGAACAAATGA
- a CDS encoding endospore germination permease: MLTDKGQISVTQLAYLVFPSILATAILSVPGITMHYAGHDMWLSPILGSLSGFVAIGISLGLNRLYPGKTIMQSSLLIAGWLPGKLIGLAFLLFFPHLNGLIILEYGEFIMNNALPQTPMLVIISTMVIVCAINVRLGIEVVSRTAQVFVTLLVVMLCLIFVLLTGELRPAELLPFMENGFVPIVQGAVAPAAWFSEYAVLAFLLPYVNSKKRLARTMLVSLVATTLAMTVTNLFCLLLMGDLTDSFAYPVMIAARYITIADFLQHIEALIIAIWIFGIFVKISVFLYIFATAAAEWFGLDDYRPLVIPLSFVSIVFSYWVVTGEAGAAALVSASANIYTMLIFIGLPAAVYGLALLKKGLKRQNKAEK, translated from the coding sequence ATGCTGACTGACAAAGGGCAAATATCTGTTACCCAACTCGCCTATCTGGTGTTTCCTTCGATCCTTGCCACCGCCATATTGTCGGTTCCCGGAATCACTATGCATTACGCGGGACATGATATGTGGCTATCGCCTATACTAGGCTCGCTGTCGGGTTTTGTGGCGATTGGCATCTCCCTTGGACTGAACCGGCTCTATCCCGGCAAGACCATTATGCAATCCAGTCTGCTGATCGCCGGATGGCTGCCGGGGAAGCTGATCGGACTGGCCTTTCTGCTTTTCTTCCCCCATCTGAACGGTCTGATTATCCTGGAATACGGCGAGTTTATCATGAATAATGCGCTTCCGCAGACGCCGATGCTAGTAATTATAAGCACCATGGTGATCGTCTGTGCGATCAACGTCAGGCTGGGAATCGAGGTGGTCAGCCGGACCGCCCAGGTGTTCGTTACGCTGCTGGTGGTGATGCTCTGCCTGATCTTTGTTCTCCTGACCGGAGAACTCCGGCCTGCCGAGCTGCTTCCGTTCATGGAGAACGGGTTCGTTCCCATCGTCCAAGGCGCGGTGGCTCCGGCTGCATGGTTCAGTGAATATGCTGTACTGGCCTTTCTGCTGCCCTACGTCAACAGCAAGAAACGTCTGGCCCGGACCATGCTTGTCTCGTTGGTGGCAACGACACTCGCAATGACGGTAACCAATCTGTTCTGTCTGCTGCTGATGGGCGATTTGACGGACAGCTTTGCTTATCCGGTGATGATTGCTGCACGGTACATTACGATTGCCGATTTCCTGCAGCACATTGAGGCGCTGATTATTGCCATCTGGATCTTCGGGATTTTTGTCAAAATCTCTGTCTTCCTCTATATCTTCGCCACAGCAGCTGCGGAATGGTTCGGGCTGGACGATTATAGACCTCTGGTGATTCCGCTATCCTTCGTGAGTATCGTGTTCTCCTATTGGGTAGTCACCGGTGAAGCCGGGGCGGCCGCCCTTGTGAGCGCTTCTGCTAATATTTATACCATGCTGATCTTCATCGGACTTCCCGCCGCAGTCTATGGTCTGGCCCTGCTGAAGAAGGGGCTGAAGCGGCAGAACAAGGCTGAAAAATAA
- a CDS encoding Ger(x)C family spore germination protein, translated as MRRFRIITALLLSSVLLAGCWDRTEINDLAIVLATGVDYEEGQARLTAQIFIPRKGGGGSESGGAGEGASGVTMIRTAKGENIAEALNRLQRKVARHMFWGQCEVIVISEAAGKQGLREFVDFFLRYSQFREHAYVFSSQDSAKDILALLDPLERSTSESLREMANMNLGTRVTLLDLSQSIQGASGSAVLTRIVIAPPEPNDGSNATTPSLKGLSLYKHGQYTLTVKEPVSLGVLLMIKELNNIIMPVALEGENGSFSILSKQITTMLTPRIVNGEWMMKIRIQAKGEVVLNTTDANLTEPAKMKALKQAWAKKLKDLAEQALHMSQKEQKTDFYRFADTFRKHYPQEWKKKKEQWEAMYPGLQVEVSVKTGITGNGRSTGPQGIPEQSSD; from the coding sequence ATGCGGAGGTTCAGAATCATTACAGCACTATTGCTTAGCAGTGTATTACTGGCCGGGTGCTGGGACCGCACGGAGATCAATGACCTGGCCATCGTACTGGCGACAGGTGTGGATTATGAGGAGGGACAGGCCCGGTTGACGGCCCAGATCTTCATTCCTCGCAAGGGAGGCGGCGGATCAGAGAGCGGCGGAGCCGGAGAAGGCGCAAGCGGAGTGACCATGATCCGGACGGCCAAAGGGGAGAATATTGCGGAAGCGCTGAACCGGCTGCAGCGGAAGGTGGCCCGCCATATGTTCTGGGGCCAATGTGAAGTGATTGTAATCAGTGAAGCGGCGGGAAAGCAAGGGCTGCGTGAATTCGTAGATTTCTTCCTCCGCTATTCGCAGTTCCGTGAGCATGCGTATGTCTTCTCCAGCCAGGATTCCGCCAAGGATATTCTTGCCTTGCTGGACCCGCTGGAGCGGAGCACCTCCGAATCCCTCCGGGAAATGGCCAATATGAATCTTGGCACACGTGTCACCCTGCTGGATTTGTCCCAATCTATCCAAGGAGCCAGCGGTTCGGCTGTCCTGACCCGTATTGTGATTGCTCCGCCGGAACCGAATGATGGTTCTAATGCGACAACTCCCTCGCTCAAAGGGTTAAGCCTGTATAAGCACGGCCAATATACTCTCACTGTGAAAGAGCCGGTTAGTCTCGGAGTGCTGCTCATGATTAAAGAGCTGAATAATATTATCATGCCGGTTGCACTGGAGGGAGAGAATGGCTCCTTCTCGATTCTGTCGAAACAAATCACCACCATGCTCACCCCGCGTATTGTTAACGGAGAGTGGATGATGAAGATACGGATTCAGGCTAAAGGAGAGGTGGTCCTCAATACAACGGATGCCAACCTGACTGAACCGGCGAAGATGAAGGCGCTGAAGCAGGCCTGGGCGAAGAAGCTCAAGGATCTCGCCGAACAGGCCCTCCACATGTCGCAAAAGGAGCAGAAGACTGACTTTTACAGATTCGCTGACACCTTCCGCAAACATTATCCGCAAGAGTGGAAGAAGAAGAAGGAGCAGTGGGAGGCGATGTATCCCGGGCTGCAGGTGGAAGTCTCCGTCAAGACGGGTATAACAGGAAACGGTAGATCAACCGGACCCCAGGGCATACCGGAGCAATCCTCCGACTGA
- a CDS encoding ABC transporter permease subunit: MKAVLNSQQDQIGLARKHTFWLRIRRDAILYILLLLPLLYIAIFKYAPIYGLVMAFQDYNIFQGTSGSEWVGLDVFRFIFEQDSFYRALKNTLVLNVLDLIAGFPAPIILAILLNEVRMARFKKITQTVLYLPHFMSWVIIGGIVYLMFSNGGMVNHFLDSLGLAKIEFLSQRVPWLVTYISVGVWQNIGWGTIIYLAAITGINKELYEASDIDGCSRLRKMWHITLPGIKSTINILLILQIGRMVSIGFDRPFVMGNSLVSEYSDVISTFVYRVGISSGDFSQATAVGLFQSVVGLILLVGANFVAKKLGEDGIW, encoded by the coding sequence ATGAAAGCGGTTTTAAACAGTCAGCAGGACCAAATCGGATTAGCGCGCAAACACACCTTTTGGCTCAGGATCAGGAGAGATGCGATACTTTACATCCTTTTGCTGCTGCCGCTCTTGTACATTGCCATATTTAAATATGCTCCAATATATGGCCTCGTTATGGCGTTTCAGGATTACAATATTTTTCAGGGGACGAGTGGAAGCGAATGGGTCGGACTTGATGTGTTCCGGTTTATTTTCGAGCAGGACAGCTTCTACCGTGCCCTTAAAAATACGCTGGTCCTGAATGTGCTGGATTTAATAGCAGGCTTCCCGGCCCCGATTATACTGGCGATTCTGCTTAATGAGGTCCGGATGGCCAGGTTCAAAAAAATAACCCAGACCGTGCTCTATCTGCCGCACTTCATGTCCTGGGTCATCATCGGCGGGATCGTCTACCTGATGTTCTCGAATGGCGGGATGGTCAATCATTTCCTGGACAGCCTGGGGCTGGCGAAGATTGAATTTCTGTCACAGCGGGTCCCGTGGCTGGTCACTTACATTTCGGTGGGGGTATGGCAGAACATCGGATGGGGGACGATCATTTATCTGGCGGCCATTACCGGCATCAACAAGGAGCTGTATGAGGCGTCCGATATCGACGGCTGCAGCAGGCTCCGCAAAATGTGGCATATCACCCTGCCCGGCATCAAATCCACGATTAATATCCTGCTGATCCTCCAGATTGGCAGAATGGTCTCGATCGGGTTCGACCGCCCCTTTGTGATGGGGAATTCACTGGTCAGCGAATATTCCGATGTCATCAGTACCTTCGTGTACAGAGTGGGGATCAGCTCGGGAGATTTCTCCCAGGCTACGGCCGTCGGGCTGTTCCAGTCCGTGGTAGGTCTGATCCTGCTGGTGGGTGCCAACTTTGTTGCGAAGAAATTAGGTGAGGATGGGATATGGTGA
- a CDS encoding carbohydrate ABC transporter permease, whose protein sequence is MVRMADTIRTRRIGRKTSVADIAIIVFIVALSFTCIVPFLYMIALSFSSNEAIIAQKVGLWPVGFTTETYKTILTDVDMLYTLGYSIVLTIFYTLVCMFLTICAAYPLTKKRLWGRNFLLSALVFTMYFSGGLIPSYILIKNLGMMDTVWSLVLPGAMSVFNLIILKTFFSSLPESLEESAAIDGCSDLGILLRIVLPLSLPSIATLSLFYAVDRWNGFQDALFYITKKELYPMQLKLYQIISANQQLDSQQGGEGGAGAFIVPESLKAASVMFATIPILLIYPKLQKYFVDGVMTGAIKG, encoded by the coding sequence ATGGTGAGAATGGCAGACACAATACGAACAAGACGGATTGGCCGGAAAACCAGTGTGGCGGACATCGCCATTATAGTGTTTATTGTAGCTTTATCATTTACCTGCATCGTTCCATTCCTATATATGATAGCGCTTTCCTTCAGCTCCAACGAAGCGATTATTGCGCAAAAGGTAGGATTATGGCCGGTAGGCTTTACTACAGAGACGTATAAGACGATTCTGACCGATGTTGATATGCTGTACACGCTGGGCTACAGTATTGTCCTGACGATTTTTTACACCCTGGTGTGTATGTTCCTGACGATCTGTGCGGCGTATCCATTAACGAAAAAACGGCTGTGGGGGAGAAACTTCCTGCTGTCCGCTCTGGTCTTCACAATGTATTTCAGCGGCGGTCTGATTCCTTCCTACATTCTAATTAAGAACCTGGGGATGATGGATACGGTATGGAGTCTGGTGCTGCCGGGCGCAATGAGTGTATTCAACCTGATTATCCTGAAAACCTTCTTCAGCTCCCTTCCGGAGAGTCTGGAGGAATCGGCGGCCATTGACGGGTGCTCGGATCTGGGGATACTTCTGCGGATTGTGCTGCCGCTCTCGCTGCCTTCGATTGCCACCTTGAGTCTCTTCTATGCGGTAGACCGGTGGAACGGATTCCAGGATGCCTTATTCTATATTACCAAAAAAGAGCTCTATCCCATGCAGCTTAAGCTGTACCAGATCATCTCGGCCAACCAGCAGCTGGACAGCCAGCAGGGCGGCGAAGGCGGCGCAGGCGCGTTCATCGTGCCGGAGTCGCTGAAGGCTGCAAGCGTCATGTTCGCCACTATTCCGATTCTGCTGATCTATCCCAAGCTGCAAAAGTATTTCGTAGACGGTGTAATGACGGGCGCGATCAAGGGCTAA
- a CDS encoding extracellular solute-binding protein, whose product MKTGIKKVSAVLCSTVLLAGVAAGCGGNDKESTEPAAPESSNAAKSPSDPPAKLTVEVFDRGVQGQPDLNNNTWTKYVNEHFGKPNNAIVEYVPVPRSQEVDKLNVLMAAGQAPDISFTYDGTLVTRFAKSDGLYTLDELLETHGQQLKAYLGENVLAYGKYKDKQVSIPGKRTLLAWNGMFIRKDWLDKLGMPLPTNRDELYNTLVAFRDKNPGNVNGVIPWATAAAGMNYTFGNLVQSFWGEMSEEEFVTTPNWLKPGNKDAYKWLNKLYNEKLISPDFALDKTTKQADADVTNGKVGFYAANWDYPMTQKIREPLKQNAPDANYIPIDTFKNAEGKYIKEVYNENGIFSFIPKSSKNAELAIKYLNWMADPEVMFFLQFGEEGVNHTMKDGIPQGISQTGENMMTSNLNMDYTVIVNGAELGDTEKNVKTYAAALASGDKQYESLAMESYKINTTDGYSSFYYGIPNEANIKYGKTLGDMNKQMIDRLIVAKESEFDALYEKLVKEYMDAGGKAVQEENVKNYREVTANKK is encoded by the coding sequence GTGAAGACAGGCATCAAGAAAGTATCGGCCGTTCTATGCAGCACCGTGCTGCTGGCCGGCGTTGCAGCTGGCTGCGGCGGCAATGACAAAGAGAGCACAGAGCCCGCTGCGCCGGAGTCATCAAATGCAGCAAAGTCTCCTTCTGATCCTCCTGCCAAGCTGACCGTAGAGGTGTTCGACAGAGGGGTTCAGGGCCAGCCGGATCTGAATAATAATACCTGGACCAAATACGTCAATGAGCATTTCGGCAAGCCGAATAACGCGATTGTGGAATATGTACCGGTCCCCCGGTCGCAAGAGGTCGATAAGCTGAACGTATTAATGGCTGCGGGCCAGGCTCCGGATATCTCCTTCACCTATGACGGAACGCTGGTTACCCGTTTTGCCAAAAGCGACGGCCTCTACACGCTCGACGAGCTGCTGGAGACCCACGGCCAGCAGCTGAAGGCTTATCTCGGGGAGAACGTGCTCGCTTACGGCAAATATAAAGATAAGCAGGTATCGATTCCGGGCAAGCGCACCCTGCTCGCCTGGAACGGGATGTTCATCCGTAAGGATTGGCTCGACAAGCTGGGAATGCCGCTCCCGACCAACAGAGATGAGCTGTACAATACGCTGGTGGCCTTCCGCGACAAGAACCCGGGCAATGTGAACGGCGTCATTCCGTGGGCAACGGCGGCAGCAGGCATGAACTACACGTTCGGCAACCTGGTTCAATCGTTCTGGGGCGAGATGTCAGAGGAGGAATTCGTCACCACGCCAAACTGGCTGAAGCCGGGCAACAAGGATGCATACAAATGGCTGAACAAGCTCTATAATGAAAAGCTGATCAGTCCTGACTTTGCCCTGGACAAAACGACCAAGCAGGCGGACGCCGATGTCACCAATGGCAAGGTAGGCTTCTATGCCGCCAACTGGGATTATCCGATGACCCAGAAAATCCGTGAACCGCTGAAGCAAAATGCGCCGGACGCCAACTATATTCCGATTGATACCTTCAAAAATGCCGAAGGCAAATATATCAAAGAGGTATATAATGAGAATGGCATATTCTCCTTCATTCCTAAAAGCAGCAAGAACGCTGAGCTGGCCATCAAATATCTGAACTGGATGGCAGACCCGGAAGTGATGTTCTTCCTGCAGTTCGGTGAAGAAGGCGTTAACCATACGATGAAGGATGGTATCCCGCAAGGGATTTCACAGACCGGCGAGAATATGATGACAAGTAACCTGAATATGGACTATACCGTAATTGTTAACGGCGCTGAGCTGGGCGACACCGAGAAGAACGTCAAAACCTATGCCGCAGCCCTGGCCTCCGGGGATAAGCAATATGAGTCCCTCGCTATGGAATCCTACAAAATCAACACGACCGACGGATATTCATCCTTCTATTACGGGATTCCTAACGAAGCCAATATCAAGTACGGCAAGACGCTTGGCGACATGAACAAGCAGATGATTGACCGTCTGATCGTGGCTAAGGAGTCCGAGTTCGACGCCTTGTACGAAAAGCTGGTGAAGGAATACATGGATGCCGGCGGCAAAGCGGTTCAGGAAGAGAATGTGAAGAACTACAGAGAAGTCACAGCGAATAAAAAGTAA
- a CDS encoding helix-turn-helix domain-containing protein, which yields MYKVMIVDDESWAIKGICNAFDWERYGFEITGQFTSAHQAWEAILLQEPDLVFTDIRMPDISGLELMKLAKARGLSTEFVIISGYAEFEYAQEALRFGALDYFLKPLDVDMADAFLEKLALHSSQRSAARNHLLLDALTSTDEEEIRRYLPSGSETGWFRVLAVCYEGDRPKVTGQLKLEGQAVQALEVETGASTLLVVLVCGQKAGLELEEWPAGNPSLPYVLGISSISGGLKQISKLIKEAEQAASQVFVENTCGAFYYNPRLDLVKPCIDDLYSIVHENQYDRIDVYTAGLQDYFRHHRLGMSEVVYLWNQAVGLLTNAYSAELKDMELEFLNYAELKERFADLESLCSYLHDVLGVIREGNSRSLQEGDILSCFNRMLAYIDRNYEQKLYLKELSVQFYINQVYCCQLFRKNLGKTFSEYVAELRIGKARELLTRTDLSIEEIAVKSGYVDYYYFNKVFKKHCGMTPAKFRKSDAERSNRP from the coding sequence ATGTACAAGGTCATGATTGTAGATGATGAGTCGTGGGCGATTAAGGGAATCTGCAACGCCTTTGACTGGGAGCGGTATGGCTTTGAAATTACAGGACAGTTCACGAGTGCACACCAGGCATGGGAGGCGATCCTGCTGCAGGAGCCTGATCTTGTATTTACCGATATCCGCATGCCGGACATTTCCGGTCTGGAGCTGATGAAGCTCGCCAAGGCACGGGGACTCAGCACGGAATTCGTCATTATCAGCGGTTATGCGGAATTCGAATATGCCCAGGAAGCGCTGCGCTTCGGGGCGCTGGATTACTTCCTGAAGCCGCTGGATGTGGATATGGCCGATGCGTTCCTGGAGAAGCTCGCCCTGCATTCCTCGCAGAGAAGCGCCGCCCGCAATCACCTTCTGCTGGATGCGCTTACCTCAACAGATGAGGAAGAGATCAGGCGTTATCTGCCTTCAGGCTCGGAGACTGGCTGGTTCCGGGTGCTTGCGGTTTGCTATGAAGGGGACAGGCCGAAGGTCACCGGGCAGCTGAAGCTGGAGGGGCAGGCAGTTCAGGCGCTGGAGGTAGAGACCGGAGCCAGCACGCTGCTGGTTGTGCTGGTCTGCGGGCAGAAGGCGGGTCTGGAGCTGGAGGAGTGGCCCGCTGGAAATCCAAGCCTTCCTTATGTTCTGGGCATCAGCAGCATCTCCGGCGGGCTGAAGCAGATCAGCAAGCTGATCAAGGAAGCGGAGCAGGCAGCCTCCCAGGTGTTCGTAGAGAATACCTGCGGAGCCTTCTACTATAATCCCAGACTTGATCTGGTGAAGCCCTGTATCGATGACCTGTACAGCATCGTTCATGAGAACCAGTATGACCGGATCGATGTCTATACCGCCGGACTCCAGGATTATTTCCGGCATCACCGGCTGGGGATGAGCGAGGTCGTCTACTTATGGAATCAGGCGGTCGGGCTGCTGACCAATGCCTATTCGGCGGAACTGAAGGATATGGAGCTGGAGTTCCTGAATTATGCCGAGCTGAAGGAGCGGTTCGCGGACCTGGAGTCGCTGTGCAGCTACCTGCATGATGTATTGGGTGTCATCCGTGAAGGGAACAGCCGGTCCTTGCAGGAAGGGGATATCCTCTCCTGCTTCAACCGGATGCTCGCCTATATCGACCGGAATTATGAGCAGAAGCTGTATCTGAAGGAGCTGTCGGTCCAATTCTATATCAATCAGGTCTACTGCTGCCAGCTGTTCCGCAAGAATCTGGGCAAGACCTTCTCCGAATATGTGGCCGAGCTGAGGATCGGGAAGGCGCGGGAGCTGCTGACACGGACAGACCTGTCCATCGAGGAGATTGCCGTCAAGTCCGGGTATGTGGATTACTACTATTTCAATAAAGTATTCAAGAAGCATTGCGGGATGACCCCGGCCAAATTCAGAAAAAGCGATGCTGAGCGGAGCAACCGGCCATGA
- a CDS encoding histidine kinase — protein MKISKVKLKHQLWLFIVCSIIIFMVMEFYFFFSFSDLTQKRAVTYSNQIIEQTRRKIDSVFSDIRVSTGIAVNSKLIQEFSVVNDDYKRAFDSGPYAMDLMDYMRSFNSYVSGIVINDIKGRKLYSLESASGDIFFIKQYESFIREYKQDPSLREKGRFTTILKDGRTGTEQFFYIEPIIENIGGVYFSQVTGYCTVMVNIDKMQGLVENTELTRNSTLYIVNNRDEVIASTNSDARGTLLQDVLSRNKDKLLEGVEATIDGEDILIQVKGLEQADGWRVVSMIPVQELTADMTPMRKVSIMVGLGIIVSMIITGSFFMHNLTRPLMGLVMDMKRVARRDMGFRLKVRFTNEVGLLARDINRMMDEMEEMAKEMIDTQARLYESELGQKQAEFAALQSQINPHFLYNTLNCISSIGLEYGSREIAQITYCMSKIFRYSIKKDNLVQIREEVDCIQAYMKIIMIRYENKFNMALDVEEQLMDLQTPKMILQPIVENSVYHGLERMDQGGWLLVTGSLDEHGDVCFCITDTGRGMEPEELAALQAKLGTDYEGRSDLVSPSAQGIGLLNIHNRLRHLFGEGYGLTVESRLGYGTTVNVKIPKLPGSGISM, from the coding sequence ATGAAGATCAGCAAGGTGAAACTGAAGCATCAGCTATGGCTGTTCATCGTGTGCTCCATCATCATATTCATGGTCATGGAATTCTATTTCTTCTTCAGCTTCTCGGATCTGACCCAGAAGCGGGCGGTCACCTACAGCAACCAGATCATTGAGCAGACCCGCCGCAAGATTGATTCGGTGTTCAGTGATATCCGGGTCAGCACGGGCATTGCTGTCAACAGCAAGCTGATTCAGGAATTCTCTGTCGTCAACGATGATTACAAACGAGCGTTCGACAGCGGCCCCTACGCTATGGATCTCATGGATTACATGAGGTCCTTCAATTCTTATGTGAGCGGAATCGTCATCAACGATATTAAAGGAAGAAAGCTCTACAGTCTGGAGTCGGCGAGCGGGGATATTTTTTTCATCAAACAGTACGAGAGCTTTATCCGTGAATATAAGCAGGACCCCTCGCTGCGGGAGAAGGGGCGGTTCACTACTATCCTTAAGGACGGGAGAACGGGAACGGAGCAGTTCTTCTATATAGAACCAATTATTGAGAATATTGGCGGCGTCTATTTCTCGCAAGTTACGGGGTACTGTACGGTCATGGTCAATATCGACAAAATGCAGGGACTGGTGGAGAATACCGAGCTGACGCGGAACTCCACCCTGTACATTGTGAACAACCGGGATGAGGTCATTGCCTCCACCAACTCCGATGCCCGGGGCACGTTGCTTCAGGATGTACTGTCCAGGAATAAGGACAAACTGCTTGAGGGTGTGGAGGCCACGATTGACGGCGAGGATATCCTCATCCAGGTCAAGGGGCTGGAGCAGGCCGACGGCTGGCGGGTGGTCAGCATGATTCCCGTGCAGGAGCTGACGGCGGACATGACTCCGATGCGTAAAGTCAGCATTATGGTGGGCCTTGGAATTATTGTGAGTATGATTATTACCGGCAGCTTCTTCATGCACAATCTGACGCGTCCGCTGATGGGACTGGTCATGGACATGAAGAGGGTGGCGCGGCGTGATATGGGCTTCCGCCTCAAGGTCCGGTTCACCAATGAAGTGGGCCTGCTGGCGCGCGACATTAACCGGATGATGGATGAGATGGAGGAGATGGCCAAGGAGATGATCGACACCCAGGCCCGGTTATATGAATCCGAGCTGGGCCAGAAGCAGGCGGAATTCGCCGCCCTGCAGAGCCAGATCAATCCCCACTTCCTCTACAACACGCTGAATTGTATCAGCAGCATCGGGCTGGAGTACGGCAGCAGGGAGATCGCCCAGATCACGTACTGTATGTCGAAGATCTTCCGCTACAGCATCAAGAAGGATAATCTGGTGCAAATCCGGGAGGAAGTGGACTGCATTCAGGCCTACATGAAGATCATCATGATCCGTTATGAGAACAAATTCAATATGGCGCTGGATGTGGAGGAGCAGCTAATGGATCTGCAGACTCCCAAGATGATCCTCCAGCCGATTGTGGAGAACTCGGTCTATCATGGACTGGAGCGGATGGATCAGGGCGGATGGCTGCTGGTGACCGGCAGCCTGGATGAACACGGCGATGTGTGCTTCTGCATTACAGATACAGGGAGGGGCATGGAGCCGGAGGAGCTGGCTGCGCTCCAGGCTAAGCTGGGAACGGACTACGAAGGCCGCAGCGACCTGGTTAGTCCGTCAGCGCAGGGCATCGGGCTGCTGAATATTCATAACCGGCTCCGGCATCTGTTCGGCGAAGGCTACGGCCTGACCGTGGAGAGCCGGTTAGGCTATGGAACGACTGTTAATGTGAAGATTCCGAAGCTGCCGGGCAGCGGAATCAGCATGTAA